The genomic stretch CATATTGAACAATATAATGAATGTAATTCTAAAAAGGATTTATGTTATTAATGTTAAACTTATGCCTAGAATTTTTAGATTATTACATTAATAAGTAAAACTGGGACTCTAATTTTTGATAACAaagtattttgatttttagaacatttattttgttataaagGTATATTGGCTTTATAAAGAGTCAGTGGTAATCACAAATTAGAAactatttatatttgaaatatgaaaatctgtggatataattgttttctttttcatcaaacCATTTAACTTTGTATTAGATATCAGTAGCTGATCTTCCTGGTTTAATAGAAGGAGCGCATATGAACAAAGGAATGGGCCACAAATTCCTCAAGCATATAGAAAGAATTAGACAACTACTTTTTGTTGTAAGTCATATGCATACCAATGTAATATACAAATGAATGTGAAAATCAATGAGTTTAGTTTTCCTAGAAATTGTTTTTGGCAATAAGTTTTAAAGATAAGGTAGTATCATATGTTATCCCACTAAGTGTTTAAATGGGGGTCAAATACAGTAAATAATTCAATTATATTGTAGGGGTGGAAATGGCATTACTGTATCAGATGTAAATTTGGCTCTACTTTTCAAGGTTTAATTCCTTAAGATTGTCAACATTCTGCTATGTTGTATAGTATCTCTTTCCTACTTCATTTGTGGTGCTAAAGCCATACATTAGATTATCTGTATAAGTACATACAAATTGCCTTATCTATACTGCTTTCTCATTTCATTAATGATTGTAATTTTATCAGAATAATTATAGCTATCCTAACACCACAGTTTCTCTTACTTATTTTGAATTACTAAATTACCAATAGTGTATAGgttaagaaattgtttttaacttgagagagtaaaacatttcaaaacagaaatttataactttttatgttgtttttatgttagagactctttccatcttttttttaggTCGATATTTCTGGATTTCAGCTTTCTTCCCAAACTCAATACAGAACTGCCTTTGAAACCATAATACTTCTTACAAAAGTAGGTTTTCTGTTTTACTGTGTTCTGCATTTGGTCTAATATGTAGGCATATAGGACTGTATTAAATAACAGATAATTAGAATAAATATATGTTCCACCTCTACTTATTGAAGCTTTGATGTCAAAGAATTATCTAAACCTACTTTCTCCAGTTCTTCTGTGTTAACCCACTCTTCAAACTGTTACAACCAATAAAATCTTGTTTGGTTCCAAATCCTTGTTACATATTTCTCAGACTTTATTTTGCTTGAACTTTTATTCCTACTTTTTAGATTGTTTCTTCGTCTATTTTTTGTGCTCTTTCCTGTTCATTGTTTAAGTAGCATTTGGTTACAGTTAATATACTGATGACTGCCACATCTGTTTCTGATGCTTAGATCTTTTAGTTGTGCTTTTGATCAGCTGTCTAATAGATATCTTTGATTGGATGTCCCATTAAGTTATCAGACTTATAAAATAACTTAGTTATTTTAGTTAGTAtaaaactaactttttttttttaactcttcatcTTCCCCAGGAACTTTACTGGGTATATAAACCAGAAACCTGCATGTTGGTCTTGATTCTATCTTTCTCACCACCTGAATTAAGCCCTGTCAGTTCTGTATCTTAAATCTCTCTGAAATTCATCTACTTATCTTCATCCACACTGTTACAATCAACCCCCCTTCACTAGAATGTAATCTCCTTGTTTCCAGTCTCACCTCTCTccagtccatttttttttaattgaaatttagtTGACACACAAAGTTATATtgttttcaggtgtacaacatagtgattcaacaactctatataatatgctgtgctcaccacaagtgtcgcctccatctgtcaccatataatggCTATTATTATACCATTCTCTAGTCCATTTTTTATTTGGCAACTGGAGTGATCTTTGTGAAAGAATCAAACTGATGTTTTTTCCTTGTTTAAAATGCTTCAATGGTCCCCCACTGCTGTTAGGTTAACATCTTACCCTGAACATGGTTTTTGAGGTCTGGCAAGAGTTGGCTCCTACCTAGCAGTTCATCTGTGCCCTTCCTGCCTTACTTTCTATTATCAGCCATATGATTTCTCTTTAACACAGCATGATGTCTCTTACCTCCAGGACTTTTTATATCTTATATCCTTGTTAAtttttgtctattatgaataatgcttctgtgaGCATTTGAATACAGGTTATTGTacggacatgttttcatttctcttggggatATACCTAGGACTAGAGTCGCTAGATAATATGGGAAATCAATGTTTAACactttgaggaactgccagactttAACAGAGTGGCTGTATCATCGTACTATTTTATAATCGCACTAGCAATATTATGTGAGGCATTCCATTTTTTCCATGTGaatgccaacatttgttattgtctgtcttttttattttagttatcttagtgggtgtgaagaggtatttcattatggttttgatctgcatttctctaataattaatgatattgaacatcttttcatgtgcttattagccatttgtatgtctttggagtaATGTCTATTCAGAATactttgcccaatttttaattgggttacttGTCTTTTTATGCTGAGTTGTaacagttctttatattttggaaataaatccctaccagatatatgattcacaaatattttctcccattctgtcagttttctccactttttttttttttttgttaagtttttatttatttattttgagagagagagcatgcgagagcaagcacaggcaggggaggggcagggaaagaaggagacagagagaatccccagcaggctctgcactgtcagcacagagcctgatgcgggcttgaattcaaaaactgaaatcgtgacctgagccaaaaccaagagtcagacacttaaccaactaagccacccaggcaccccaacccatTACTCCATCagttgtcttcattttctttatatttttttgaagcacagaattttacattttaatgaagttccgtttgtctgttttttcttttgcttgtgtaTTGGTGTCATAGCTAAGAAACCTTTGCCTACTCCATGGTTATGAAGATTTACTCCTAAGTACACTTACTTTTTCCAAGAATAATACAAGTGTAACATTAAGTTGTCATTATTTGCTTCTGAATTTTATCAGTGTGCTTAATAGATGTCTAGATATCTGTATTTGGACCTTGGCACAAAATCACAACTgtgattttgaattaaaatattggaattaaattcaatttgaatttaaatatattgaattatttgaattaaaatatattattaacacATGACCTAACCAGTAAGCATTTTATGAATTTTGTCATTTAGTTTTGTGGTTGTTGGGGTTTATTGCATTTCAGGAATGTGAGTGGGCTGTAGATTGATTACCCAGGCCTGCATAGTAAAGATATTACCAAATAGGTGATCTATACAGATATTTTAATAcaattgtttggtttttctttttttatttaaaggagTTGGAGTTGTACAAAGAGGAACTTCAGACAAAACCTGCACTCCTGGCAGTTAATAAAATGGACTTGCCAGGTGCCCAAGATATGTTCCATGTACTAATGAATCAACTCCAGAATCCTAAAGGTAaatacatttgttcatttaatgTCAATTTAATGATTACCTCTTGTGTGCAGAGATTGCTAAATGGTATAATCAATGGATAAGAAAACTGCCAGTTCTACTCTtaaaaaaagtatgaagaaagAATGCATACCATATGAAACTTTAACACTGTAATATAATCAAGTTTCAGACTTGTGATGTGGACAGTAAATTAGAAGAGACGAAAGAAGAGGTCAGGCTtcatgaagaagtaaaacttaaaCTGGGCCCTTAAAGAATTAATGGGATTTGGAtcagaagaggaaaaagtcaACATCTTACCTGTAAATTCTTTTACTTTAACGTACTTAACAAGTTCTAGAACTTTATTACCCTAATACACCACAAATTTAAAACCAGAGCAGATAGTTTTAAAGAGGTATGTATCTTTGCAATGCTAGCTCTATAGGTCTCTGAAGGGTACTAATCTTCTAAAAGGAACTTGAATACCTGTGTATGTGTTACATAGAATAATAGAAGCTGTAACTGCAAAAGgatttatttgtttgaaaatttgttcCTAAATGGACCACTTTGTGTAAAGGAACTTAAAGAGACTCTCTACAGTTTTGAATATTGACCTTTGCAGAACACTTCATATCCTACAGTGATGATGCTTTCACTTTTCTGAAGCTAGTAGAGGACCtcttcacaaatgaggaaaagtaGGGTGGACGGAAGGTGGCTAATATGTTTGTAAATGGTActaacttttctgtttttatccttGGCAcaaaaattggggaaaataaaCTCTAGTGTACTAGGACTAGCAGAAAGCACCAGaagatcctttctctcctctcaaaaatctTTCCACTGTGTCATTTATGTATTGGAGATGACCTTAAGTTAATAAATTACTCTTAGAATATAAATACCCTTGGAACTACTCAATAATCTTCATTCCTTAATGTCACTTGCTTTATGAAGTCATTAGATCTGTTTGCTAATTGTTCTTGCAGAAAAGGGAATTTTTAGAGGAGGTATCAGAAGGGAGGGTAACTCAAGGGTTTGTGCCTATTTTGGACAGTCGTAAAACAAAATATAGTCCCCTCAGTGATAATTCCTGAGTTAGCTTCTTTAGATTTCTTTGGGGGCATATGAATCTCAGAAACCAAGCTCCATGTTAGCTTGTCCAGTTTCTTCCAGTCTAGCCTTTCTGTTAACCCATGTTAACCCATCCCATCAGGGTGCCATTCCCCCGCCCATTGTCTTGAAGGCAGGGAAGTGGACAAAAAGTAATATGTCAGTCCCTTTGGGGTGATAAACCAGACTCATCTGAAATCATCTACCCTTGAACTGTCCCCACACCCTTTTCAGTTTTAGTATGGCTCCTAGCACTAGTGATAAGTCTGTATTTTAGGGAAGCTAAAGGCCACCTATGTACTGAGGCAAGCTAGAATGTCCCACTCGTGaatgatgttatttttatacataatgtCTTTCAGACATATGTTGTCTGACTTCATTGAACTCTCCAAGAAAACCAAATTTATTGCTTCTGTAAGTAAATCATATATGATTTATCTTTAATTTGTTCTTAATTTGGTTTAAAACATATTCATCCAAATATTTGCTAAGCACCTATCATGTGCAAAGAATCTTATCATTgtcatttgtaaaaacaaaagattCTGAGAGCTTATtaatgagggaaggaaaaaaagaattaaaaatgccAAGTTTTTGGTTCATAAATCAAACCTCTAACATAATTTTAGCTTCTTTTCAAAGACCATGAAAATCAGCTTAGTTTTGAGTTTCTCTGTTTCagattttttgcatttatttaagaaaaacatgatTCCAGAGAGGACTGTGGAGTTCCAACACATCATCCCCATCTCTGCAATTACGGGAGAAGGAATTGAAGAATTAAAGAACTATATAAGAAAATCTCTGGATGAACATGCCGACCAGGAAAATGGTGCATATCATAAGAAACAGTTGCTTAATTTACAGATTTCTAATACAATATCTTATAATGAGCCACCACCAAAGAATGGTGTTACTAGTCCCAGATAGATGTAatttaaatctattaaaaatgatatcaaggggcccctgtgtggctcattcggttaagtgtctgactcttggtttaggctcagatcgtgatctcgcggtttgtgagattgagctccgtgtcaggttctgcactgacagcatggagcctacttgggattctctctctcattctctctgtttctcccttgctcacacgcatgcatgcacagacacacactctctcaaaaaaataaataagtaaaataaataaataagatatagaAATTGTGTTCATTTCAAAGACCTGTTTTTTTAGGTTAGTTATTATTAACCTTCTGATATGTATGCCATCATTCAAGAACCATACTTTCTTGTTTTGTAGTTAAGTGCATTGATAGTAAAAAAGTAACTTAAAGCTAAAAATGACAATTTGTAATTTTATGGCCAATTCACCTAAAACAAAATCCTGATATTCCTGTATTATGATGTCTCTAGTGaggtcatttatttatatatatatatatatatatatatagagagagagagagagagagagagagagagagagagagagaaatttttttaTCCTAGGATATTATTAGAATGAGCAactaggttttgtttttgagtcTGTCTTGTACCTGATTCTACTAAATATGTGATAGTTCGTTTAATTGGAAAACCTCAGAACCCTAAATTTCAACTTATGTTCAGTTGTAGTGAAGATCACTGATAATATTTAACAGAAACTAGCAGGTAGATGTTTGTAATTTCACCttttagacatttttctttcttaagtgtaagtattttttcctgctttggatCAGACTGGTGTATCTCATTTTGTTGTGCCCATATCTGTTTTGTTGTCTACTCTCATATTTTAGTAAAGAGAAGTAATAAGAAGTGTAAACTTTAAACAGTATTATCAATCATCAATATATTCTAAAGagattaaaatttctaaatttctgttgtagtttcaaaaattcaaattggatatttttttcttaattagtttcattataatatatatgttcattGTAAAAAACATTTGAACAGTGCAAAGCATATATATCTTaattagttttattatatatatatatatatatatatatatatgttcattgtaaaaaaaaaaaccaaaatttaaacaGTGCAAAGcatataaagggaaaaagaaaagttcccATCTTTCTGTGTAGGGCCATCCGGTCCTTCCCAGAGAAAACCACTGTTAATAGTTTCTTATATTCTGGcagaattttttattcatttatctttttaccCAAATGAGTTCATTATGTAAacctaaggtttttttttaaatagtagcaagttaattagctttttttaaaacataacttattgtcaaattggctaacatacagtggcAAGTTAATTAGCTTTCAAAAATTATTCTTcatggacttcaagctgtatttactaagctgtaatcatcaagacagtatggtactaacacaaaaacaaacactcagatcaatggaacagaatagagaacccagaaatagacccacaaacgtatggccaactcatctttgacaaagcaggaaagaatatccaatggaataaagacagtctcttcagcaggtagtgctgggaaaactggacagtgacatgcagaaaaatgaacctggaccaatttcttgcaccatacacaaaaataaactcaaaatggatggaagacctaaatgcaaaacaGGGAGCCattgaagagaaagcaggcaaaacctctttgactttggccgcagcagcttcttaaattttttttttcatcatttatttttgagagacagagcatgagcaggggaggggcagagagaaagggacacacagaatccgaagcaggctccaggctctgagccgccagcacagagcccgacgtggggcttgaactcatgaactgcaagatcatgacctgaaccaaagtcggacacttaaccaactgagccacccaggtgccccatttctttttaattttttttttaatgtttatttattgacagagcatgagcaggggaggggcagagagagagggagacatagaatctgaagtaggttccaggctctgaactgtcagcacagagcccaatgtggggctcgaactcacaaaccaatagatcatgacctgagccgaaattggacgcttaaccaactgagccacccaggcaccccttcagcaACTTCTTagcatgtctctggaggcaaggggaacaaaagcaaaatgaactattgggacttcatcaaaataaaaagctatacagcaaaggaaacaatcagcaaaactaaaaggcaaccgacagaatgggagaagatatttgcaaatgacacatcagataaagggttagtatccaaaatctgtaaagaacttaccaactcaacacccaaaaaacaaataatccagtgaagaaatgggcaaaagacatgaatggacacttctccaaggaagataca from Prionailurus viverrinus isolate Anna chromosome A2, UM_Priviv_1.0, whole genome shotgun sequence encodes the following:
- the GTPBP10 gene encoding GTP-binding protein 10 isoform X2; the protein is MYGNFIDNLRLFTRGGSGGMGYPRLGGEGGKGGDVWVVAHKKMTLKQLKDKYPQKRFVAGEGANSRVNALKGSRGKDCEIPVPVGISVTDENGKIIGELNKEKDRILVAEGGLGGKLLTNFLPLKGQKRVIHLDLKLIADIGLVGFPNAGKSSLLSQVSHAKPAIADYAFTTLQPELGKIVYNDFRQISVADLPGLIEGAHMNKGMGHKFLKHIERIRQLLFVVDISGFQLSSQTQYRTAFETIILLTKELELYKEELQTKPALLAVNKMDLPGAQDMFHVLMNQLQNPKDFLHLFKKNMIPERTVEFQHIIPISAITGEGIEELKNYIRKSLDEHADQENGAYHKKQLLNLQISNTISYNEPPPKNGVTSPR
- the GTPBP10 gene encoding GTP-binding protein 10 isoform X3, which translates into the protein MGYPRLGGEGGKGGDVWVVAHKKMTLKQLKDKYPQKRFVAGEGANSRVNALKGSRGKDCEIPVPVGISVTDENGKIIGELNKEKDRILVAEGGLGGKLLTNFLPLKGQKRVIHLDLKLIADIGLVGFPNAGKSSLLSQVSHAKPAIADYAFTTLQPELGKIVYNDFRQISVADLPGLIEGAHMNKGMGHKFLKHIERIRQLLFVVDISGFQLSSQTQYRTAFETIILLTKELELYKEELQTKPALLAVNKMDLPGAQDMFHVLMNQLQNPKDFLHLFKKNMIPERTVEFQHIIPISAITGEGIEELKNYIRKSLDEHADQENGAYHKKQLLNLQISNTISYNEPPPKNGVTSPR